The DNA window CTGGCCGCTCATCGCCACCTTCCAGGCGATGTTCCAGACGATCAACAAGCCGGATGGCCCCAAGTGGGTGCTGGAAGGCATCAACATGGGCCGCATCGGCTGGGGAATGGCAGCGGGACTGGTGCTGTATGGCGCCATCGGCCTGGCCAAGCTGCCGACGCTCTTCTACTACGGCCTGATCGGAGGCGTGGGCGCCTGGCCGGCCGACGTGATTCCGATGTTCTTCGGCGCGTGGCTCGGACGCCGATACTTCGCGAAGCGCTTCGGGGTGGACCAGTGGACGGCCTACGCGCCCGTCCTGCTCGCCGGCTTCTCGTGCGGCACCGGCCTGATCGCGATGGCCGCGATCGCCCTGTCGCTTATCGCCAAGTCGGTCAACTACCTGCCGTTCTGACGGCGCGGAGAGGGGGCCCGGATGCAGACTCATGAACGGCACGGACCCGGCTGAGCGCCGTCCGCCGATCTCGGCGGCGCTCACCACCACGCTGATCCTGTCCCTGCTGCTGGCCTGGCTTCCCGTGCTCGGGCCGTTCTTCGCCGGGTTGCTCGGGGGGCGGCGCGCGCGGCGGCCGGCGACGGCCCTGGTGCTGGGCCTGCTGGTTGGAGGCGCATGGACGCTGGCCCTCGTGCTCCTGTCGCGTCGGGAGGTACCGATCGGCCGCGAGATCGTGTCGCTGGGCCCGCTGGCGCTGCTGGCGCCGGTGTTCGGCCTGGCGCTTCTGGGCGGCTGCCTGGCCGGGGCGGCCGGGGCCGCAGCGCGCGTCGGCGGGGTTCTCGCCCTTGCGGCGAGCGTGGCTCTGCTTGCCGTGCAGGTGAGCGCCGTGTGGGGCGTGGTGCGCCAGTTCCGGCCGACGCCAGTGCCCGCGGTCCCGGCGCAGGCGGGTACCTGCGAGGAGCACCTGAAGAAGCTCTATAACGCGATCATGCTCTACGCGGACGGGTGGGACTCCACACTGCCGCCGGCGGACGCCTGGACGACCGCCGTTCGGCCGAATGTTCCGGATGACGGCGTCCTGGGCTGCCCGCGCGCGCCCGGAGGCTATGGTTACGCCTTCAACGACGCGCTCGGCGGCAAGCGGATCGACGGCTTCGCGGACCGCGCCGCGACGCCGCTGCTTCGCGACTCGACGGAGACGGGCCCGGATGCCCACGAGGATTTCGGGAGCGCGCCGCCCGACGCCCGGCACGACGGTAAGGCCAACGTGCTGTATCTGGACGGCACGGTGAGGAGCGTTTCGCCGGGCGGCTGAGCCCGGCCCGCGCGGCGCTCATGACGGCGCGAAGGGACGATGGGGAGCGGGCCATGAGGGTGGACGAGGCGGCCAGCGCCGGCTGGCTCTGGCGGACCGTCGGCTGCGCGGCGCTGGTGGTGCTCGGGTTATGGTTGCTGATGTGGCTCCTCCTGAGCATCATGGGCCCGCTTCGGGCCACGGCCCAGTCGATGCGATGCCAGGGCAACCTGCACCGGCTGGCGCGCGGCCTGGCGATGTACGCCGACGACTATGGCGACCGTTACCCCGCGGCCTCGCGATGGATGGACGGCGTCGCGCCGTACGTAGAAGAGGACCGCACCCGGTGCCCGTCGCGGCCCGAGAGCGGCGGCTACGGCTATGCAATGAGCACGGCTCTCGCCGGGCGCCGCAAGGCCAGGGTGCTCGAGCCGGAGAAGGCGCCGCTGGTCTACGACTCGACCCGCATGGGCCGCAGCGCGGCCGACGCGTTCGCCAGCCTGCCCAAGCCCGGCCGGCATCGAGCCAGGCCGGCGCGTGGCAAGCCGGCCCGGAGGGGCGACTGGGTCGCCTACGCGGATGGGAGCGCCCGCTTCGTCGCGACCGGGGCGGCCGCCAGGGCGGCCAAGTGACGCGGGCCCCGAGCGCGTGGCCGCACGCCGAGGACGGTATGTCGACAGCCGCACAATCAAACCCCAGAACGGGCGAGCCTCGCACCCTGATCGGGTGGCAGGGCGTCCGGTTCACGCTGCCCCCCGAATGGAACGTGACCGGGTTCTCGACAGAGCGGGGCGAAGGCTACCTGAAGGTCGACTCGCCCGACACGATGTTCGTCCAGGTGAAGTGGAGCAGCCCGGGCACTCCGCGCGCGCGCACGCTCGGCGACCTGCTGCTGGCCGGGTGGAGGCGCTGGCGCGGCCAGATAGCTGCCGCGCCGAGGCCGCCGGACCTGCGCGGCACGCTGGACCGATTCCTGAAAGAGAGGGCACGGCGCACCCGGAAGTCGCGGGCGGCGTTCGACTACAAGGTGAAGCCCGAGGTGGAGGAGGCCGGCGGCGAGCGCCTGGCGCACCACTTCTCATGGAAGGGCGCCGGCCAGGCGCAGGGGAAGATCTGGCACTGCCGCTCGTGTGGACGCGTGATGGTGGCGCAGGTGGTGGGGCAGGCGCGCGACAACGTAGCCGATGTTGCGGCAGCCATGTTCGGTTCGATGCGCGACCATTCGGAGGACGGCTGGGACGTGTGGGCGCTCTACGATCTGGTTGCGGCCGTCCCGGAGAGCTTCCGCCTCGCCGCGCACAAGCTGATGTCGGGGCAGCTCCGGCTGGAGTTCGCGCGCCGCGGTGAGCGCATCCGCATCGAGCGATGGGGCCTGGCGAACGTGGCGCGCAAACGGTTCACCCTCAAGGAGTGGATGGAGCACGCGACCGAGGCGCGGGCGCACCGGGCGCCGGCGCGGGAAGGGGCGGACATCCAGGGGCACGAGGGCGTGACGGCCCACGGGCGAGTGTGCGGCCCGATCGCGCTGGTTCGCGCGGTTCGCGACGCGCTCCCGTCGCTGCGCCCCGGGACGCGCTACGATGCGCAGGTGTGGGAGTGCGCGGAGAGCAACAAGCTCTACGCCGTTCAGGTGTGGCGCAACGTGCGCACGAAGGGGCTCCTGGAGGAGGTAGTGGCGAGATGCGAGTGCCACTGAGCCTCCGCCTGAAATACGCGGCCGGGCGGTACCTACCGTTCCTGAAGATCGCGCCACCGGTCGATCGCCAGGAGGTCATGCGACTGCGCCCGGTGCGCAACCCCGCCATCGAGTGGGACGCCGGCGAGAGCGGGGAGGCGCTGCTGAGCATTCCGCGTCGCTCGGATCGCGTCGGACGCGCCATGGGCTTCCTGGTCCGCCTTCCGGAGGCCAGAGGGGTGCAACTCGACGAGGTCGGCACGTTCGTGTGGCGGCTGTGCGACGGCGGTCACACCGTGGAGGGGATCGTGAAGGCGACGAGCCAGCACTACAAACTCAACCGCCGTGAAGTGGAGGTCTCCGTAACAACGTATCTCCAGATGCTCACGCAGCGCAACTTCGTTGGCTGGTACACACGAGGGGGGAAAGGCAAATGAGCGTTGGGGGGGCGACGGCGGTCCGCAGCGCGCGAAGTCATGGGCGCCAGATCCAGCTTCCGTTCGGCAAGGCCGTGCAGATCGCCGTCAAGAGCATAAAGATCCGGTTCTGGCGCTCCATCATCACCGCTGCCGGCATCTTTCTCGGCATCGCCTTCTTCACCTCGGTGCGCATGTCGGCGGTCTTCACCGACGTGCAGAACCGGATCATCGCCGAGAAAAGGGCGGCCATCGTCGCCGGGACGCTGCGGCCGACGCCCGAGGACGTACGGCTCATCAACTCCGCCGACAGCAACCCTCGCGAGCAGGAGGCCGCCCGCAATCGCCTCCAGTGGCTGTCGATCATGGCCCTCATCGTGTGCACGGTCGGAATCACGAACGCCATGTTGATGTCGGTGACGGAGCGCTACAAGGAGATTGGCACCATGAAGTGCCTTGGCGCCCTGGATTCGCTCATCGTGAAGCTCTTCTTCATCGAATCGTGCTTCCTCGGGTTCGTCGCGTCGGTTATCGGCTTCGCTCTCGGCTGGCTGTCCATCTCCCTGTTGCGCCTGATCACGGATGGGCTCGCCGTCTTCGGCCAGAACTTCTGGCCGTCGACCGCGGAGCTCTTCGGCCTGTCGGTTCTCGTCGGTGTGCTCCTGACGTTCGTGGCCACCATCCTGCCCGCGGTTCGCGCGGCGCAGATGCCGCCGGCCGCCGCCCTCCGCGTGGAGATCTGACACGCGCGGCGGGCGCCCTCCTCCCGCCGCGGAGCGGCTCGCCCTGCTATGAAAGGACAGCATTGATGGCCTCCAACGAGTTCGTGGTGCGCACGAAGGACCTCGTGAAGGAATACGTGATGGGCGACCAGGCCCTACGCGCCCTCAACGGCGTGAACCTGGACATCATCAAGGGGGAGTATCTGTCCATCATGGGTCCCTCGGGCTCCGGCAAGTCCACCCTCTTCAACGCGATCGGCGGGCTGGACAAGCCGAGCTCGGGCTCCGTCTTCATCAATGACGTGGATATGGCGCAACTTGACGCCCAGGAGCTGGCCTACCTTCGCTGCCACACGATCGGCTACATCTTCCAGACGTTCAACCTGATCCCCGTCATGACGGCGCTTGAGAACATCACGCTGCCCACCGTGTTCGCGGGGATGCCCACCGACGACGGGATCGAGCGCGGCATCGAGCTCCTCAAGATGGTGGGGCTCGGCGAACGCCTCCACCACAAGCCCTCCGAGCTCTCGGGGGGCCAGCAGCAGCGCGTGGCGATCGCGCGCGCGCTGGCGAACAACCCCTCCATCATCCTGGCCGATGAGCCCACCGGGAACCTGGACCTGAAGACCGGTAAGGAGATCATCGACTTGCTCAAGCACCTCAACGACGAACAGGGAGTCACCATCATCTCCGCCACGCACGACCTGAAGATGCTGGACGTGTCCGACCGAATCGTCTGGATTCGGGACGGTCGAATCGACCGAATCGAGGAGCGCAAAGACATCAGCATCAACATCGGGGAGATGGAGGAGGCTCAACTCACCCACTGACCGACGCGCGGCGAGGGCCCCGGGCCGGTCGTCACTCCATCGACACGCTGAGGACGCCCGGCAACTCCGCCAGGTCGCTCAGGAGCGCGCGCGGGTCCATCTTGCTCGGCCTGCGCACGCGCAGCGTCACCAGCTTGGTGCCCTGCCGGGCATGCGGCTCCTGTGCCGTGCCCAGTATGGCCGCGCCGCGCTCCGCCACCCGGTCCAGCACGGCGGCCAGCGCGTGCGGCGTGTCGCGCATGTGAATGCCGATCGTGGTCACGCCAGGGCTCACCCGCTCCAGCCACGTCTCCACGCGCTGGAGCGTCCAGAGGGTGAAGAGTACCAGCGCGGCGCTGAAGATGGCCAGGCGCTCCATGCCGGGACCGGCGCCAATGGCCAGGCCGATCGCGGCCGTAGTCCAGATGCTGGCGGCGGTCGTTAGCCCGCGTATGGTGGCTCCCTCGCGCACGATGGCCCCCGCCCCGAGGAAACCGATGCCGGTGACGATCTGCGCGGCGATGCGGCCCGGATCGGCGCCGCTCGAGCGCGCGA is part of the Chthonomonadales bacterium genome and encodes:
- a CDS encoding MgtC/SapB family protein, which encodes MAIALVLSLVVGALVGLEREIHGHPAGLRTHMLVCLGSTLFTLVSVDVARSSGADPGRIAAQIVTGIGFLGAGAIVREGATIRGLTTAASIWTTAAIGLAIGAGPGMERLAIFSAALVLFTLWTLQRVETWLERVSPGVTTIGIHMRDTPHALAAVLDRVAERGAAILGTAQEPHARQGTKLVTLRVRRPSKMDPRALLSDLAELPGVLSVSME
- a CDS encoding ABC transporter ATP-binding protein; the protein is MASNEFVVRTKDLVKEYVMGDQALRALNGVNLDIIKGEYLSIMGPSGSGKSTLFNAIGGLDKPSSGSVFINDVDMAQLDAQELAYLRCHTIGYIFQTFNLIPVMTALENITLPTVFAGMPTDDGIERGIELLKMVGLGERLHHKPSELSGGQQQRVAIARALANNPSIILADEPTGNLDLKTGKEIIDLLKHLNDEQGVTIISATHDLKMLDVSDRIVWIRDGRIDRIEERKDISINIGEMEEAQLTH
- a CDS encoding PqqD family protein, whose product is MRVPLSLRLKYAAGRYLPFLKIAPPVDRQEVMRLRPVRNPAIEWDAGESGEALLSIPRRSDRVGRAMGFLVRLPEARGVQLDEVGTFVWRLCDGGHTVEGIVKATSQHYKLNRREVEVSVTTYLQMLTQRNFVGWYTRGGKGK
- a CDS encoding FtsX-like permease family protein, which produces MSVGGATAVRSARSHGRQIQLPFGKAVQIAVKSIKIRFWRSIITAAGIFLGIAFFTSVRMSAVFTDVQNRIIAEKRAAIVAGTLRPTPEDVRLINSADSNPREQEAARNRLQWLSIMALIVCTVGITNAMLMSVTERYKEIGTMKCLGALDSLIVKLFFIESCFLGFVASVIGFALGWLSISLLRLITDGLAVFGQNFWPSTAELFGLSVLVGVLLTFVATILPAVRAAQMPPAAALRVEI